The following are from one region of the Paenalkalicoccus suaedae genome:
- a CDS encoding cation diffusion facilitator family transporter has product MERNMLILSVVAAVVFSVSGIIFGLLFQSQIILFDGLYSLVSVALSFASLAAASFIAKADWDRFPYGKDMIQPLVILIKYTVILLLVVGSLIAAIVAVATGGRDIALGPTVIYSTIGMLACLGFFLYIKRKSAKTSSAFVRAEANQWLLDTMVSVGVFVGFIIAIILAQIPATAAVVPYVDPIMVIIVSIYFLKFPLVEMRIALREVLDMTPAGETTQKLSQLVKKLEHDHKINESFVRVSKVGKTLWVEIDFVVSTESDVQTVMEQDRIREELSTYLDRITEQKWLTVSFTGDRKWAVE; this is encoded by the coding sequence ATGGAACGCAACATGTTAATATTATCGGTCGTCGCTGCAGTTGTCTTTTCGGTGTCTGGAATCATCTTCGGACTCCTGTTTCAATCGCAAATTATTCTATTCGACGGCCTCTACTCACTCGTGAGCGTCGCACTCTCATTCGCGTCACTCGCAGCAGCATCGTTTATCGCAAAAGCCGACTGGGATCGCTTCCCGTATGGCAAAGATATGATCCAGCCGCTCGTCATCTTAATTAAATACACCGTCATCCTACTACTCGTCGTAGGATCACTCATCGCCGCCATCGTCGCCGTCGCAACAGGTGGCCGCGACATCGCACTCGGACCAACCGTGATCTATTCCACCATCGGCATGCTCGCGTGTCTTGGATTCTTCCTATATATTAAGCGCAAGTCAGCCAAAACAAGCTCGGCATTCGTACGCGCCGAAGCCAACCAATGGCTACTCGACACCATGGTCTCCGTCGGCGTATTCGTCGGATTCATCATCGCCATCATCCTAGCCCAAATCCCAGCAACCGCCGCCGTCGTCCCATACGTCGACCCAATCATGGTCATCATCGTCTCGATCTACTTCCTCAAATTCCCACTCGTCGAGATGAGAATCGCGCTGCGCGAAGTGCTTGATATGACCCCTGCGGGAGAAACAACGCAGAAGCTCTCCCAGCTCGTCAAAAAACTAGAACATGATCACAAGATCAACGAATCCTTCGTACGGGTATCCAAGGTCGGTAAAACGCTTTGGGTAGAAATCGACTTCGTCGTCTCTACCGAGTCAGACGTTCAAACAGTTATGGAACAAGACCGCATAAGAGAAGAACTATCCACGTATTTAGATCGCATCACCGAACAAAAATGGTTAACGGTCTCCTTTACAGGCGATCGCAAATGGGCAGTAGAATAA
- a CDS encoding fatty acid desaturase, protein MSKQQQMQLRKSVQPFTSSDTKKSIWQIVNTILPFFLLWYLAYQALAVSFWLTLPITILAAFFVVRTFIIFHDCTHGSFFKNKRANKILGTITGVITHFAFEKWKRAHTIHHASSGNLDKRGIGDIWIMTVDEYNNASKLLRMQYRLYRNPLVMFGLGPFHLFLIDNRFNRRGAKKQERWNTHFITGTIAVIYALLIAVIGWQAFVLVQLPILFVSGAMGIWLFYVQHQFEDSYFENEDEWDFVKAAVDGSSYYELPKIIQWLTGNIGYHHVHHLSPKVPNYNLERTHNETEPLQKVTKVTLKTSVEAIRFRLYDEANKTFVSFKEAATRRGGKPTHKVSA, encoded by the coding sequence TTGAGTAAACAACAACAAATGCAACTCCGTAAAAGTGTTCAGCCATTTACTTCGTCAGACACCAAAAAAAGCATCTGGCAAATCGTCAATACAATATTACCATTTTTCTTACTATGGTACCTAGCCTACCAGGCGCTAGCCGTCTCGTTCTGGCTCACACTACCAATAACTATACTCGCAGCGTTCTTCGTCGTGCGAACCTTCATCATCTTTCATGACTGCACGCACGGCTCCTTTTTCAAAAATAAACGCGCGAATAAAATACTCGGCACCATCACAGGCGTCATCACCCACTTTGCGTTTGAGAAGTGGAAGCGAGCTCATACGATCCACCACGCCTCAAGCGGCAACTTAGACAAACGCGGCATCGGCGACATCTGGATCATGACCGTCGACGAGTACAACAACGCAAGCAAGCTACTGCGCATGCAGTACCGCCTGTATCGCAATCCACTCGTCATGTTCGGCCTAGGCCCGTTTCATCTGTTTTTAATCGACAACCGCTTCAACCGTCGCGGCGCGAAGAAACAAGAGCGATGGAATACGCATTTCATAACAGGGACAATCGCCGTTATTTACGCACTTCTCATTGCTGTCATCGGCTGGCAGGCGTTCGTGTTAGTCCAGCTTCCAATCCTGTTCGTATCAGGAGCAATGGGCATCTGGTTATTCTACGTACAGCATCAGTTTGAAGACTCCTACTTCGAGAACGAAGATGAGTGGGACTTCGTTAAAGCAGCAGTAGACGGCAGTTCGTACTACGAGCTTCCGAAAATCATTCAGTGGCTTACTGGTAACATTGGTTACCATCATGTGCATCATTTAAGTCCAAAGGTGCCAAACTATAATCTAGAGCGTACGCACAATGAGACGGAGCCGTTACAGAAGGTAACGAAAGTAACGCTTAAAACAAGCGTTGAGGCGATTCGTTTTAGATTGTATGATGAAGCGAACAAAACGTTTGTGAGCTTCAAGGAGGCTGCGACTCGTCGTGGCGGGAAGCCTACGCATAAGGTTTCTGCATAA
- a CDS encoding RHS repeat domain-containing protein, with product MDYMYDESGGIKKAFLKLNAESFSTYYDYNPVGQPSRIRQENKHGDVVSDEQLTFDENGHITEVRSLSGARVTYEYDNDYQLRKEKHRNAAGAITLDQSYEYDFLGNRLSKIVGAARTTYTYDKANHLLQQGSLTYTHDHVGNTTSRGDTNFVYNTDRELTEVKRAGATIATYDYNHHGMRTKKVAGSRTEHYYYTGKDLAYITDAQNRIRSSFVRDALGQLMTYTDHTGASPKTYLYVLNHRGDVLGLRDEGGIMVVTYTYDAYGTIIGQTGNGLTGDGRLLREANPFRYASYVYDEETSLYYVQTRYYDADTGRFLTRDIVADTNLYIYADNNPVNFVDPDGRVPIPLIIFLAKAGFKAYTAYSTYKAIKNDPSMKNILLSLMPGGKITRMGGKKILAFAKGNKGVVKAADKKLFRRFDYHFEKHVLGKHGGKKEFRNITRQQYLNRALDLATSRTNSDVVRRTLSGGREATYRHSTKELVIVHNGKDIGTFFKPDKGFKYFQNLK from the coding sequence ATGGACTACATGTACGATGAGTCTGGCGGCATCAAAAAAGCATTTTTAAAACTAAACGCAGAGTCGTTTAGTACGTATTATGACTACAACCCGGTTGGACAGCCGTCGCGCATTCGTCAAGAAAATAAGCATGGCGACGTCGTGTCGGATGAGCAGCTCACGTTCGATGAGAATGGGCATATCACCGAGGTGCGGTCGTTATCAGGAGCACGCGTCACGTACGAATACGATAACGACTACCAGCTACGTAAAGAGAAACATCGCAATGCCGCTGGCGCCATCACGCTCGACCAGTCCTATGAGTACGATTTCTTAGGCAATCGTCTATCGAAGATCGTTGGCGCAGCTCGCACAACGTACACGTACGACAAAGCGAATCACCTGCTTCAACAAGGATCCCTCACGTACACGCACGATCACGTTGGAAACACGACGTCACGTGGGGATACGAACTTTGTCTATAACACGGACCGAGAGCTCACAGAAGTGAAACGCGCAGGTGCAACCATTGCCACGTATGACTATAACCATCATGGCATGCGCACGAAGAAAGTAGCCGGCTCTCGCACCGAGCACTATTACTACACAGGGAAAGATTTGGCGTACATCACGGATGCCCAAAACCGTATCCGCTCGAGCTTTGTCCGAGATGCCCTCGGTCAACTGATGACGTACACGGATCATACCGGAGCTTCGCCAAAAACATATCTGTATGTGCTGAACCATCGTGGCGATGTGCTGGGTCTTCGTGACGAGGGTGGAATCATGGTTGTCACCTATACGTATGATGCGTATGGGACTATCATCGGTCAAACCGGAAACGGCCTAACTGGTGATGGGCGTCTCTTACGAGAAGCGAACCCATTCCGTTATGCAAGCTACGTGTATGATGAAGAAACAAGCTTATACTACGTGCAGACGCGTTACTACGATGCCGATACCGGGCGATTCTTAACGCGCGATATCGTAGCAGACACAAACCTGTACATTTACGCAGACAACAACCCGGTTAACTTTGTCGATCCGGATGGTCGCGTGCCGATTCCGTTGATTATCTTCTTAGCAAAAGCAGGATTTAAAGCTTATACCGCGTACTCTACCTATAAGGCGATTAAGAATGATCCGAGTATGAAGAATATCCTTCTAAGCCTCATGCCTGGTGGGAAGATCACGCGCATGGGTGGGAAGAAGATACTGGCCTTTGCGAAGGGTAATAAGGGTGTAGTTAAAGCTGCTGATAAAAAGCTATTTAGAAGATTTGATTATCACTTTGAAAAGCATGTATTAGGTAAGCATGGTGGTAAAAAAGAATTTAGAAATATCACTCGACAACAATATCTTAATAGAGCATTAGACTTGGCAACATCAAGAACTAATAGTGATGTAGTTAGGAGAACTCTCTCAGGAGGAAGAGAAGCCACTTATAGACACTCAACTAAAGAATTAGTTATTGTTCATAATGGTAAAGATATCGGAACTTTCTTTAAACCAGATAAAGGTTTCAAATATTTTCAAAATTTAAAGTAA
- a CDS encoding flagellar hook-associated protein 2 has protein sequence MDRLTGFASGLDINQMVRDLMNAERQPLIKIQQAKFETEFKVAEYRSVNRQFQQFRESTFDGIMRGANMLAKSVTSTNESAITATAGSAAPAGSYTISDVTLAEAATSFSNGELGDEVNAAGAISEWATSGVGADGSIEFSMTTFNANGEAVTEDFSFSENDSLNTVLTAINNSDLGVQAFFDPFSNRVSMQRTETGEFNPNGNGEIIFGSLDDDGIPVESDFLTEALNLDSAQDQGARNATFTINGLATERTSNTFSVNGMQVTLNENIEGPVRLSVDNNVDRAFDTIMAFVDEYNEMIGGLNDKVSEEYFRDFPPLTDEQRSELSESEIEKWEEKSNSGLLRNDSIINGALNNMRQDVYTPVAGDGTFTQITQIGITTTSNFQDRGRLEVNEDELRAALAEDPEAVFALFAGDGATPAEQGIARRLRNTLQGSITDIGNRAGRSDSATPQTYTLGRELLQTDDRISNFERRLQQIENRYWAQFTAMERAISQSNAQAESLFASLMGPQQ, from the coding sequence ATGGATCGTTTAACTGGGTTCGCCTCTGGTTTAGACATTAACCAGATGGTGCGTGACCTCATGAATGCGGAGAGGCAGCCTCTTATTAAAATCCAACAGGCTAAATTTGAGACGGAGTTTAAGGTTGCAGAGTACCGCTCCGTAAACCGTCAGTTCCAGCAGTTCCGCGAAAGTACATTTGACGGAATCATGCGTGGAGCCAACATGCTCGCGAAGTCCGTTACAAGCACAAATGAATCGGCGATTACAGCAACAGCAGGATCAGCGGCTCCAGCTGGATCGTACACAATTTCTGATGTGACACTCGCAGAAGCGGCAACGTCGTTTAGTAACGGCGAGCTTGGCGATGAAGTCAACGCAGCGGGTGCTATATCCGAATGGGCAACTAGTGGAGTCGGCGCAGACGGCTCGATCGAGTTCTCCATGACAACCTTCAATGCTAACGGCGAAGCGGTGACAGAGGACTTCTCTTTTTCAGAAAATGACTCGTTAAACACGGTCTTAACAGCTATTAACAACTCAGATTTAGGCGTACAAGCTTTCTTTGATCCTTTCTCCAATAGGGTTTCCATGCAACGAACGGAGACAGGGGAGTTCAATCCTAATGGTAATGGTGAGATTATATTCGGCTCACTTGACGATGATGGGATTCCAGTCGAAAGTGACTTCTTAACAGAAGCGCTAAACCTTGATTCTGCACAAGACCAAGGAGCGCGCAACGCAACGTTTACGATCAATGGACTAGCGACGGAGCGCACGAGCAACACGTTTTCTGTCAATGGGATGCAGGTAACGCTCAATGAGAATATTGAGGGACCGGTGCGTCTATCTGTGGATAATAACGTGGATCGTGCATTTGACACGATCATGGCGTTTGTCGATGAGTACAACGAGATGATCGGTGGACTTAATGACAAGGTGTCCGAGGAGTACTTCCGCGACTTCCCGCCATTAACAGATGAGCAACGCTCGGAGCTATCTGAGTCTGAGATTGAGAAGTGGGAAGAAAAGTCGAATAGTGGTTTGTTACGTAATGACAGCATCATTAATGGAGCATTAAATAACATGCGTCAGGACGTTTACACGCCAGTTGCTGGTGATGGTACATTCACACAAATCACGCAAATCGGTATCACAACAACAAGTAACTTCCAAGATCGTGGTCGGTTAGAAGTAAACGAAGACGAGCTCCGCGCTGCGCTTGCAGAAGATCCAGAAGCAGTATTTGCTCTCTTTGCAGGAGACGGCGCCACGCCAGCTGAACAGGGCATTGCACGTCGCCTGCGTAACACGCTTCAAGGAAGCATCACGGACATCGGTAATCGTGCGGGTCGCTCGGATTCTGCGACACCGCAGACGTACACGCTAGGTCGTGAGCTGTTACAAACAGACGACCGCATCTCGAACTTTGAGCGTCGCTTACAACAAATTGAAAACCGCTACTGGGCACAGTTCACGGCAATGGAACGTGCCATCTCACAATCGAACGCCCAAGCTGAATCCCTGTTTGCATCTCTCATGGGACCCCAGCAGTAG
- a CDS encoding YusW family protein, with the protein MKKVLMLSGLTLMLAACGSNDDTTTPIQSGNDTTNNTVTNDAGTDNTMTNDGADNGMTDDTADNNMSDDAAAGDESSTFAYGVRDFDLDIELSDGSDYQYDYDDENGNIEAEIEMEDGSGSETGSSGAAAQEEIESMLNALQIVPSTDPDDAMMQIVDYLELNEADITEFDLEIEFEDGERLSIDR; encoded by the coding sequence ATGAAAAAAGTACTTATGCTATCAGGTCTAACGCTCATGCTTGCGGCGTGTGGATCAAACGATGATACAACAACTCCAATCCAGTCAGGTAACGATACAACGAATAACACTGTTACAAACGATGCAGGCACAGACAATACAATGACAAACGACGGCGCAGATAACGGTATGACGGATGATACTGCCGACAATAACATGTCGGACGACGCTGCCGCAGGAGACGAGTCTTCTACATTCGCATACGGTGTACGTGACTTTGACCTCGACATCGAACTAAGCGATGGATCTGACTATCAATATGATTATGATGATGAAAATGGCAACATTGAAGCGGAAATCGAAATGGAAGACGGAAGTGGAAGTGAAACAGGATCAAGCGGAGCAGCAGCTCAAGAAGAAATCGAGTCTATGCTAAACGCACTCCAAATCGTTCCATCAACAGACCCTGACGATGCGATGATGCAAATCGTCGACTACCTCGAGCTTAACGAAGCTGACATCACAGAGTTTGATCTCGAAATCGAATTCGAAGATGGCGAACGCCTAAGCATCGACCGCTAA
- a CDS encoding DUF7674 family protein — protein MNEITFTEYFLKEFPEFEAAYHEHLEDYGELLAHVFYGDDVCLILVKLLKQNNDKQKLKRLFQLLEVMAVEGNEEVQNVLQVSILEVLGDDKEVLQRANFYMGEHTRIASKEIERFWGRD, from the coding sequence GTGAACGAGATAACATTTACCGAATATTTTTTGAAAGAGTTCCCAGAGTTTGAAGCGGCATATCATGAGCATTTAGAAGACTATGGTGAACTGTTAGCTCATGTATTTTATGGCGATGATGTTTGTTTAATTCTAGTTAAACTATTAAAGCAAAACAATGATAAACAAAAATTAAAAAGACTATTCCAGCTATTAGAAGTAATGGCTGTTGAAGGTAATGAAGAAGTACAGAATGTTCTGCAAGTATCTATATTAGAAGTTTTGGGTGATGATAAAGAAGTATTGCAGAGGGCGAATTTTTATATGGGAGAACATACGAGGATTGCTTCAAAGGAGATTGAACGATTTTGGGGAAGAGATTAA
- a CDS encoding polymorphic toxin type 17 domain-containing protein has product MKNILLSLMPGGKITRMGGKKILAFAKGNKGGGKAVLSKKSVFKNAQLPTSGKIRYVPSSSWTPSQPLPKINGGYIDKFGNVRKKGPSRTKGQSFEWDVQLSKTGKNQLGHLSRDGSHLNVSLDGKITHK; this is encoded by the coding sequence ATGAAGAATATTCTGTTAAGCCTCATGCCTGGTGGAAAGATCACGCGTATGGGCGGGAAGAAGATACTGGCCTTTGCCAAGGGTAATAAGGGTGGGGGTAAAGCTGTATTAAGTAAAAAATCAGTATTTAAAAATGCACAATTGCCTACGAGTGGTAAAATTAGATATGTACCATCTAGCAGTTGGACACCTTCACAACCTCTCCCTAAAATAAATGGTGGCTACATTGATAAATTTGGTAATGTTCGGAAAAAAGGTCCATCTAGAACTAAAGGGCAGTCTTTTGAATGGGATGTTCAACTTTCAAAAACAGGAAAAAACCAATTGGGACATCTGAGTAGGGATGGTTCACATTTAAATGTCTCATTGGATGGTAAAATTACTCATAAGTAA
- a CDS encoding sulfurtransferase yields MSKTTVTTAWLQENLDRIVLLDATVFMRETTEGLSIESGYDAYRSVHLPQAQFANLLEDFSDQSGTLTAAPHNQFVTAVRRLGVDDSSTVVIYDRGAVVGAPFMASDWASRLWWQFRLSGHDDVFVLAGGFDKWHSEGRPTTSDSYEVSPGNFEGKYRPELLATKEDVFEAMSNREVALLNCLSGADFRGESNNYPRPGHIPSSVNIFFGDVSDADSQGLPSQERLTELFGDVLDKEKIIAYCGGGIAATWNAMALFELGRHDVAVYDGSLMEWASDESLPLER; encoded by the coding sequence ATGTCCAAAACAACCGTCACAACCGCCTGGCTACAGGAGAATCTTGATCGTATCGTCCTGCTTGATGCCACCGTTTTTATGCGAGAAACCACAGAAGGACTCTCCATAGAAAGTGGCTACGACGCATACCGATCTGTTCACTTGCCACAGGCACAGTTTGCCAATTTATTAGAAGATTTTTCTGACCAAAGTGGTACTTTGACTGCTGCTCCACATAATCAATTCGTCACGGCTGTGCGCCGTTTGGGGGTCGATGACAGTTCTACTGTTGTTATTTACGACAGAGGCGCAGTCGTGGGCGCACCGTTTATGGCTTCTGATTGGGCCTCCCGTTTGTGGTGGCAGTTTCGCCTCTCGGGTCATGACGATGTCTTTGTTTTAGCCGGAGGCTTTGACAAGTGGCATTCGGAGGGACGTCCGACTACTTCGGACTCTTACGAGGTTAGCCCAGGAAATTTTGAGGGGAAATACCGGCCGGAGCTGCTTGCAACGAAAGAAGATGTGTTTGAAGCAATGTCGAATCGCGAGGTGGCGCTGTTGAATTGTTTGTCTGGCGCGGATTTCCGCGGGGAGTCGAACAACTATCCGCGTCCGGGTCACATTCCGTCTAGCGTGAACATCTTTTTTGGCGATGTGAGCGATGCGGATTCGCAGGGGCTTCCTTCTCAGGAGCGGCTCACGGAGCTGTTTGGTGATGTGCTTGATAAGGAGAAGATTATCGCCTACTGCGGCGGCGGGATTGCGGCCACGTGGAACGCGATGGCCTTGTTTGAGCTTGGTCGCCACGATGTCGCGGTGTACGACGGCTCTTTAATGGAGTGGGCGAGCGACGAGTCGCTGCCGCTGGAGAGGTAG
- a CDS encoding TetR family transcriptional regulator produces MPHPQKYEQLLQAAMELIKENGFEKTSVSQIVKRAGVAQGTYYLYFSSKSEMVPAIATMILEEQLQRLQDHYTKKEPSKEALAEALVDSTFEITDEFKEFISFCYSGMALYYSFERWDDVYRPYYAWLEQTMEELGFGESMSVASIANLSVGLVEHGAEAYYLSNTQPHPPEQARQELLLFLKQAWR; encoded by the coding sequence ATGCCACACCCACAAAAATACGAGCAGCTCCTACAAGCTGCCATGGAACTCATTAAAGAGAACGGCTTCGAGAAAACGTCCGTTTCTCAAATAGTAAAACGAGCTGGCGTCGCTCAGGGGACGTATTACCTTTACTTTTCCTCAAAAAGTGAAATGGTGCCAGCTATCGCAACGATGATCCTTGAGGAGCAGCTACAAAGACTGCAGGATCATTACACCAAAAAAGAGCCATCTAAGGAGGCGTTAGCCGAAGCGCTCGTCGATTCGACGTTTGAGATTACCGACGAATTTAAGGAGTTCATCTCCTTCTGCTATTCCGGAATGGCGCTATATTATTCCTTTGAACGCTGGGACGACGTGTATCGTCCGTATTATGCATGGCTCGAGCAAACGATGGAAGAGCTCGGCTTCGGAGAAAGCATGTCCGTCGCATCCATCGCCAACCTATCCGTTGGACTCGTCGAGCATGGGGCAGAGGCGTATTATCTATCAAACACTCAGCCGCACCCGCCCGAACAAGCACGACAAGAGCTACTACTCTTTTTAAAGCAAGCATGGAGGTAA
- a CDS encoding histidine kinase, protein MDKQRLLFERLAEIKDYWVNASSEKLVDKSDLVWSDVESSYQILKQKLSSEAERDAYEKVTDNIIEGVIHSILVMIDGGDELADKLLLDLTERETNKSLSEETALHEEFFSYLLEKEEE, encoded by the coding sequence ATGGATAAGCAAAGGTTATTATTTGAGAGATTAGCTGAAATAAAAGACTATTGGGTAAATGCTTCAAGCGAGAAACTTGTCGATAAATCTGATTTAGTATGGTCTGATGTAGAAAGTTCATATCAAATACTTAAACAAAAACTTTCAAGCGAAGCGGAAAGGGATGCGTATGAAAAAGTAACTGATAATATTATTGAGGGAGTAATACACTCAATATTAGTTATGATTGATGGTGGAGATGAATTAGCCGATAAATTACTCCTTGATTTAACTGAACGTGAAACTAATAAGTCGCTTTCAGAAGAAACAGCATTACATGAAGAGTTTTTTAGTTATTTGTTAGAAAAGGAAGAGGAGTAG
- a CDS encoding YjfB family protein, translating into MVERWKGGGELDIARLAMGMSQQNVQQQASIAVMKQSLDMATLQADGLTKLLASADAQALQHAAQPHLGGHIDVSL; encoded by the coding sequence ATGGTAGAAAGATGGAAGGGAGGTGGAGAGTTGGATATCGCGAGACTCGCTATGGGAATGAGCCAGCAAAACGTGCAACAGCAGGCATCGATCGCCGTGATGAAGCAGTCGCTTGATATGGCAACACTTCAAGCCGACGGGCTAACAAAACTGCTTGCATCCGCGGATGCGCAAGCCCTACAGCACGCCGCACAACCACATTTAGGAGGACATATTGACGTGTCCTTATAG